GAGTGCGGCGCGGAGGGATTCGTCCGAGGACTCGTGGAGGAGCAGCTCGCGGCCGTGTCGACGGTCCTGGCGGAAGCCGAGGAGGCGGGCACGCTCTCGGCCGACGCCGGACGCATCATCCTCGCTCTGGCCGACCGGATCGAGGGCCGCAGCCGATGACCGCGACCCCTTCCGAGCCCCGCGACGACGCGGCGCTGCGACGCTTCAGCCGGACTGCCGAGATCGCGACATCCGACGTCATCCGCACCTACTCGACGTCGTTCGGACTGGCGACGCGTCTTCTCGGGCGACGCCATCGCCAGCACGTGCGCAACATCTACGCCATGGTGCGCATCGCGGACGAGATCGTCGACGGCGTCGCCGCCGAGGCCGGACTCGATGCGGGTGCACAGGCCGCGGCCCTGGACTCCTACATCACGGAGACCCATCGCTCCATGCGGACCGGCTACAGCAGCGATCTCATCCTGCACGCGTTCGCGCGAACGGCGCGCGAGTGTGGGATCGGCGAAGACCTCACCCAGCCGTTCTTCGACTCGATGAGGGCCGACATCGCCGGCCCGTCCGGCTTCACGGCCTATGACGCCGACGCACACGCCGCGTACGTCTACGGCTCGGCGGAGGTCGTCGGCCTGATGTGCCTGCGGGTCTTCCTGCGCGACGCCACGCGGACGCCGGCGGAGCTCGACATCCTCGACCGCGGAGCGCGTCGGCTGGGCGCCGCGTTCCAGAACGTGAACTTCCTCCGTGACCTCGCCGACGACACCGACCGCCTGCAGCGCGGCTACCTCGGCGGCACGGAACCTCTCACCGACGCCGACCGCGACACCTGGGTCGACACCGTCCACCGTCAGCTCGCCGACGCGAGAGCCGCGATCCCGCTGCTCCCGAAGGACGCCCGTGCCGCTGTCCGGAGCGCCCTCGCCCTCTTCGCCGCCCTGACGCACCGCGTCGCACGCACGCCGGCTGCGGAGCTGTACCGCCGCCGGGTGCGCGTGCCGGACCCGATCAAGGCGCTGCTCGCTGCGCGCGCCGTCCTCGTCACGGCCCTGGAGCGGGACCGATGAGCCGCGTCGTCGTCATCGGCGCGGGCGTGGCCGGTCTGGCCACGGCCGGGCTGCTCGCGCGCGACGGACATGACGTCGTGGTGCTGGAGAAGAACGACCGCGTCGGCGGACGGGCGGGCACCATCGAGCGCGATGGTTTCCGATTCGACTCCGGCCCGTCGTGGTACCTCATGCCCGAGGTCTTCGACCACTACTTCGCGATGATGGGGACCAGCACCGAGGAGCAGCTCGACCTGACGCTGCTGGATCCGGGGTACCGCGTCTTCCGCTCGCCCGAGTCCGGCGACGACCCCGTGACGGTGCCCGCCGGGCGGGAAGCCGTGTCCGCGCTGTTCGAGTCGATGGAACCGGGCTCCGCCGCGGCACTCGAGACCTATCTCGCCTCCGCCCACGATGCCGGCTCCATGGCGAGGCGGTACTTCCTCTACAATCCGTTCACCCGCACCAGGACGCTCGCCGCTCCCGAGGTGGTGCGCGCGCTGCCGCGACTGTTCTCGCTGCTCGGCACCCGCCTCCAGGCTTTCGCCGCCCGGCGCTTCCGGCACCCGGTGCTGCGGCAGATCCTCGGCTACCCCGCCGTCTTCCTGGGCACCGACCCGCGGACGGCGCCGGCGATGTACCACCTGATGAGCGCGCTCGACCTCGACCAGGGCGTGCTGTATCCGCAGGGCGGCTTCTGGCGTGTCGTCGAGCGGTTGGCGGCGCTGGCCCAGGATGCCGGCGCGCGGATCGTCACGGGTGCCGAGGTCACCGGGATCCGCACGCAGGACGCGGACGGTGCGACCCACGTGACCGGTGTCGGCTGGACGGATCGCGACGGCCATCAGCACGTCGAGGACGCGGACATCGTCGTCTCCGGCGCCGACCTCCACCACACCGAGACGGCGCTGCTGCCTCCCACGCTGCAGTCCTATCCGGAGTCCTGGTGGGCGCGGCGCACGAGCGGACCCGGCGGCGTGCTCGTGATGCTCGGCGTCCGCGGGACCCTGCCCGAGCTCCCCCATCACTCGCTGTTCTTCACCGACGACTGGGATGCGAACTTCGACGCGATCTTCGGTCGCACCCCCGGCGTCCCCACGCCGGCGTCCACCTACGTCTGTCGGCCCAGCGCGACGGACGCGGGGGTCGCGCCGGACGGGCACGAGAACCTCTTCGTCCTGATCCCGGTCCCGGCCGACGTCGAGCTCGGCCACGGCGGGAGCGACGGCGCCGGCTCGCCGAAGGTCGAGAAGGCCGCGGACGCCGCGGTCGACATGATCGCAGCGTGGTCGGGGATCCCCGACCTGCGCGAGCGGATCGTGGTCAGGGAGACGGTGGGTCCGGCCGACTTCCGCGACGACTACCACTCGTGGCGGGGCGGGATGCTCGGCCCCGCGCACATCCTCTCGCAGAGCGCCATGTTCCGCGCGCAGAACGCCTCCCGGCGCGTGCGGGGGCTGTACTACGCCGGAGCGACCACCGCGCCCGGCGTCGGCGTGCCGATGTGCCTCATCAGCGCCGAGATCGTGCTCAAGCGCATCCGAGGCGACCACTCGCCCGGCCCGTTGCCGGAGCCGGCCACCCGAACCCCCACACCCGAGAAGGCATGATGGGCGCGATCTACCTGACCGCCCTGCTCGTCTCCCTCGGCTGCATGCTGCTGCTCGACTGGCGGTTCCGTCTCTTCTTCTGGCGGGATGCCGTGGCGGCGGCCAT
This genomic stretch from Microbacterium sp. Nx66 harbors:
- the crtI gene encoding phytoene desaturase family protein; its protein translation is MSRVVVIGAGVAGLATAGLLARDGHDVVVLEKNDRVGGRAGTIERDGFRFDSGPSWYLMPEVFDHYFAMMGTSTEEQLDLTLLDPGYRVFRSPESGDDPVTVPAGREAVSALFESMEPGSAAALETYLASAHDAGSMARRYFLYNPFTRTRTLAAPEVVRALPRLFSLLGTRLQAFAARRFRHPVLRQILGYPAVFLGTDPRTAPAMYHLMSALDLDQGVLYPQGGFWRVVERLAALAQDAGARIVTGAEVTGIRTQDADGATHVTGVGWTDRDGHQHVEDADIVVSGADLHHTETALLPPTLQSYPESWWARRTSGPGGVLVMLGVRGTLPELPHHSLFFTDDWDANFDAIFGRTPGVPTPASTYVCRPSATDAGVAPDGHENLFVLIPVPADVELGHGGSDGAGSPKVEKAADAAVDMIAAWSGIPDLRERIVVRETVGPADFRDDYHSWRGGMLGPAHILSQSAMFRAQNASRRVRGLYYAGATTAPGVGVPMCLISAEIVLKRIRGDHSPGPLPEPATRTPTPEKA
- a CDS encoding phytoene/squalene synthase family protein, which translates into the protein MTATPSEPRDDAALRRFSRTAEIATSDVIRTYSTSFGLATRLLGRRHRQHVRNIYAMVRIADEIVDGVAAEAGLDAGAQAAALDSYITETHRSMRTGYSSDLILHAFARTARECGIGEDLTQPFFDSMRADIAGPSGFTAYDADAHAAYVYGSAEVVGLMCLRVFLRDATRTPAELDILDRGARRLGAAFQNVNFLRDLADDTDRLQRGYLGGTEPLTDADRDTWVDTVHRQLADARAAIPLLPKDARAAVRSALALFAALTHRVARTPAAELYRRRVRVPDPIKALLAARAVLVTALERDR